One Glycine max cultivar Williams 82 chromosome 3, Glycine_max_v4.0, whole genome shotgun sequence DNA window includes the following coding sequences:
- the LOC100779530 gene encoding hsp70 nucleotide exchange factor fes1 produces MAKEGPNWDGLLKWSIAHSDGTSPTRNLSEEDRKWFMEAMQAQTIDVVKRMKEITLVMQTPEQVLKDQGVTPADIEDMLEELQEHVESIDMANDLHSIGGLVPLLGYLKNSHANIRAMAADVVTTIVQNNPRSQQLVMEANGFEPLISNFSSDPDVTVRTKALGAISSLIRHNKPGITAFRLANGYAALKDALASENVRFQRKALNLIHYLLHENNSDCNIVNELGFPRMLMHLASSEDSDVREAALRGLLQLAHNAKDGKDGNEKDSAKIKQLLQERINNISLMSAEDLGVVREERQLVDSLWSTCFNEPSSLREKGLLVLPGEDVPPPDVASKYFEPPLRSSTANPSSKKDPEKNEIPLLLGSGPSPTYTNNQGSNKGDASS; encoded by the exons ATGGCCAAAGAAGGACCTAACTGGGACGGGTTGCTGAAATGGAGCATTGCTCACTCCGATGGGACTAGCCCTACTCGCAATTTAAG TGAGGAGGATCGAAAATGGTTTATGGAAGCGATGCAAGCACAGACCATTGATGTTGTAAAACGTATGAAAGAGATCACACTTGTGATGCAAACTCCAGAACAAGTATTGAAAGACCAAGGAGTTACCCCTGCAGACATTGAAG ATATGTTGGAAGAGTTGCAAGAGCATGTTGAGTCGATTGACATGGCCAATG ATCTCCACTCAATTGGTGGTTTGGTTCCTCTTCTTGGTTACCTAAAGAATTCTCATGCCAATATTCGAGCAATGGCTGCTGATGTTGTGACCACAATAGTCCAGAATAATCCTCGAAGTCAGCAACTTGTTATGGAAGCAAATGGCTTTGAACCTcttatttctaattttagttcGGATCCTGACGTGACTGTTAGAACTAAAGCACTGGGTGCAATATCTT CACTAATTCGGCACAACAAACCAGGCATTACTGCATTTCGTTTGGCAAATGGGTATGCAGCTTTGAAAGATGCTCTAGCCTCTGAAAATGTGAGATTTCAAAG GAAAGCTCTCAACTTGATCCATTACCTGTTGCATGAGAATAATTCAGACTGCAACATCGTGAACGAGCTTGGGTTTCCTCGAATGTTGATGCACCTTGCCTCAAGTGAAGATTCAGATGTGAGAGAAGCTGCCCTTCGTGGCCTTCTCCAGCTTGCTCACAATGCGAAAGATGGCAAGGATGGCAATGAGAAAGACAGTGCGAAAATAAAGCAACTTCTTCAAGAACGAATAAACAACATCAGTTTAATGTCAGCTGAGGACCTTGGTGTAGTCAGGGAGGAGAGGCAACTTGTGGACTCCCTGTGGAGCACTTGCTTCAACGAGCCGTCTTCTCTTCGAGAGAAAGGTCTTCTAGTGCTTCCGGGGGAGGACGTGCCCCCTCCAGATGTTGCTAGCAAATATTTTGAGCCTCCTCTTAGATCTTCGACTGCAAATCCATCTTCAAAGAAAGACCCAGAAAAGAATGAGATCCCTTTGCTTTTAGGGTCAGGACCTTCTCCTACATACACTAACAACCAAGGTTCAAATAAAGGAGATGCTAGTTCATAG